One Vibrio gallaecicus genomic region harbors:
- the dcuC gene encoding anaerobic C4-dicarboxylate transporter DcuC, with product MLELLIGLVITIAVGYFIVKGYKAAGVLLTAGIALLLITGLIGHTVLPAKVASTGNMVTDSLEFVKYMLQYRGGGLGMQIMLLCGFASYMTHIGANNVVVKQFSKPLAAIKSPYVLLVAAYIVACLMSLAVSSATGLGVLLMATLFPMMTAMGISRPAAVAVCASPAAIILSPTSGDVVIAAEKSGMSLDVFAVQTVLPVSICAIIVMAGAAFFWNKYLDKKENTPMEKVDVSEIETTAPAFYAALPFLPIIGVFLFNGRTIPGLSLDIYTIVVGSIFVGAVIDYVVKKFDGEKTLEDLDSCYQGMAEAFKGVVMLLVAAGVFAQGLMSIGAIDNLIGLAEAAGAGGIALMLILTGLTVAAAIATGSGNAPFYAFVELAPSLAAKMGLNPAFLIIPMLQASNLGRTISPVSGVIVATSGMGKISPFEVVKRTSVPVICGLITVIFGTLVLVPMYA from the coding sequence ATGTTAGAACTCTTAATCGGATTAGTTATTACTATTGCGGTAGGTTACTTCATTGTGAAGGGCTATAAAGCTGCTGGTGTTTTACTGACTGCTGGTATTGCGTTACTACTTATCACTGGCTTAATTGGTCATACTGTTCTTCCTGCCAAAGTAGCTTCTACAGGTAACATGGTTACTGACTCTTTAGAGTTTGTTAAATACATGCTTCAATACCGTGGTGGAGGCTTAGGTATGCAAATCATGCTGTTATGTGGTTTTGCTTCATACATGACTCACATTGGCGCAAACAACGTAGTAGTAAAACAATTCTCTAAACCGCTTGCTGCTATCAAATCTCCATATGTACTTCTTGTTGCTGCCTACATCGTAGCGTGTCTAATGTCCTTAGCAGTAAGCTCTGCAACAGGTCTTGGTGTACTATTAATGGCGACTTTGTTCCCAATGATGACGGCGATGGGTATTTCTCGTCCAGCAGCTGTTGCAGTATGTGCTTCACCGGCGGCTATCATTCTTTCGCCAACGTCTGGTGACGTGGTTATCGCAGCAGAAAAATCAGGAATGTCTCTTGACGTGTTTGCCGTTCAAACGGTATTACCTGTTTCTATCTGCGCAATCATCGTGATGGCTGGCGCAGCTTTCTTCTGGAACAAATATCTAGATAAGAAAGAAAATACGCCAATGGAAAAAGTAGACGTTTCAGAAATCGAAACGACAGCACCCGCTTTTTATGCTGCACTGCCATTCCTGCCTATTATCGGTGTTTTCCTATTCAACGGCCGAACGATCCCGGGGCTTTCACTTGATATCTACACTATCGTTGTTGGCTCCATCTTCGTGGGTGCGGTTATCGATTATGTTGTTAAAAAGTTTGACGGCGAGAAAACGCTAGAAGATTTAGATTCTTGCTACCAAGGTATGGCTGAAGCATTCAAAGGCGTGGTAATGCTATTGGTTGCGGCTGGTGTATTTGCTCAAGGTCTTATGTCTATCGGTGCAATTGATAACCTAATCGGCTTAGCGGAAGCGGCTGGCGCTGGTGGTATCGCATTGATGCTGATTCTAACAGGGCTAACGGTTGCAGCTGCTATCGCAACAGGTTCTGGTAATGCGCCTTTCTATGCATTCGTAGAGTTAGCACCTTCACTTGCAGCTAAAATGGGTTTAAACCCTGCATTCTTGATTATCCCAATGCTTCAAGCGTCTAACTTAGGTCGTACTATTTCACCAGTATCGGGCGTAATTGTTGCCACTTCTGGTATGGGTAAAATCAGCCCATTTGAAGTTGTAAAACGTACTTCAGTACCTGTTATTTGTGGTCTGATTACTGTGATTTTCGGTACTCTAGTATTAGTTCCAATGTACGCGTAA
- a CDS encoding GGDEF domain-containing protein has protein sequence MNRRKFMFDNNTDTLFDLHNRRRVLKFIVLVVLLTFLPLIIKNFFIGETFLAFVLSSFLASLLIEVYGVLYLHKRIFGYSVPLALISFSIILSVDIFGTLATYWVFPIITAVVFIIPQRFAVMINGIIILGTTVAAMQHQIPAITLRFFLALLCCAFISHFAIQSIRKLQHELRNLSTKDSLTGALNRYQLETFLQNAADEKMQNQQSTINASIAILDIDYFKQVNDLYGHDVGDQIIKEVVNTIQVNTRKTDILFRLGGDEFLLLLVETSKDEANDIVKHFSSLISAGRRSAPFQINLSIGIAELVANEEIDTWMKRADIALYVAKNNGRNQVQIDEPSRPSIQATSL, from the coding sequence ATGAATAGACGTAAGTTCATGTTTGACAACAACACTGATACCCTTTTCGACTTACATAATCGTAGAAGAGTATTGAAGTTCATCGTGCTAGTCGTGCTTCTCACATTTTTGCCATTGATCATCAAAAACTTTTTTATTGGTGAAACATTCCTTGCTTTCGTTCTATCTTCTTTTTTAGCTAGCTTACTTATTGAAGTTTATGGCGTTCTATATCTCCATAAAAGGATCTTTGGTTATTCAGTCCCGTTAGCTCTTATTTCATTTTCCATTATTTTAAGTGTGGATATATTTGGTACTCTGGCAACCTACTGGGTATTCCCAATTATCACAGCAGTTGTATTTATTATCCCTCAGCGCTTCGCCGTTATGATTAATGGTATTATTATTTTGGGTACTACGGTAGCAGCTATGCAGCATCAAATTCCCGCTATTACCCTCCGCTTTTTTCTAGCTCTACTTTGCTGTGCTTTCATTTCACACTTCGCAATACAATCTATTCGAAAGTTACAACATGAACTTCGTAACCTTTCTACCAAGGACTCTCTAACCGGTGCATTAAACCGATATCAGCTCGAGACATTTTTACAAAACGCAGCAGATGAAAAAATGCAAAATCAACAATCAACAATCAACGCTTCTATCGCGATTCTAGATATAGATTATTTTAAGCAAGTGAATGATTTGTATGGTCATGATGTAGGTGATCAAATAATCAAAGAGGTCGTTAATACCATCCAGGTAAATACTCGAAAAACTGACATCTTATTCCGTCTTGGTGGGGATGAGTTTTTGCTCTTATTGGTTGAAACTTCAAAGGATGAAGCAAATGATATCGTAAAACACTTCTCTAGCCTGATTTCTGCAGGTCGCAGATCTGCTCCATTTCAAATAAACCTTAGTATTGGTATTGCAGAACTCGTTGCAAACGAAGAAATTGACACTTGGATGAAGCGAGCCGATATAGCGCTCTATGTGGCAAAAAATAATGGACGTAACCAAGTACAAATTGACGAGCCCTCTCGTCCATCCATTCAAGCTACTTCATTATGA